One Synechococcus sp. Nb3U1 genomic window, TTCTAAGCGATTTTTTCATGGTTGAAAAACACCCATACCAGTTTCAGAGAGCAAGCTTCGTGGCAGAGTAAATGAGGAAACACACATTCAGCCGGTAGCCATCATGGTCAACTACGCCGATCTCACAGACGCGCAGCGCCAGCTCTACCTCAAGGCTCTGATCGCAGTAGCCCGAGTGGATGGCCAATTAGACGAAGAGGAAACCAGCTTTTTTACCCAAGTGGCGGAAGGAGTAGGGTTAGATGCCCAACTGGCTCAAGCCTATTTGACCGATGAAGCGGGGACAGCTTTGGATATCAGCGGGATCCCGGCCATGCGTAACCCGGTGGGGGCACTCATTTTGCGGGATCTGGCGGCGATGGCGGTGGTGAATAGCGAATTGGTGGAGAAAGAAGAGGCGCTAATCTTTGAGATCGGCAAAGCAATGCAGTTCAGCGTTGAGGAAGTGAACGAGTTTCTCGATTGGGCCTTTATGGGGCTGCAGTGGCAACTGAAAAGTACGGCTTTGCTGGAACGTTACGCCTAAGTAGACTTGACCAGCTCATCCAATAAAGCGATCCAAGGCCCGTTGCAGTTCTTCGAGTTCCACTTCGATATTGCCGGTTTCGATGGCATGGCGGATGCAATGGCTAATGTGGTCATCCAAAATCAGCCGTGCCACCCGATCCAGTGCCCCCTTGACGGCGGCAATTTGTAGCAGTACATCCGGACAGGGCTGATCCTGCTCGATCATGGAGCGGATCCCGTGTACATGCCCTTCGATACGCGCTAGGCGATTCACCAATTTGCGGCGTGACTGCGGGTCATGCTGGTGGGGGTGAGCCCGCCCAGACAAAGGTGGCTGTTCCAAAGCCAGTTCCCAATCTTCCTGCCAATCGGGTTCCGGCTGCGTAGGGATCGGGGGGGCAGAATGGGAGTGGAAGGGGGGAATGGGATCCGGCATAGAA contains:
- a CDS encoding TerB family tellurite resistance protein, translated to MVNYADLTDAQRQLYLKALIAVARVDGQLDEEETSFFTQVAEGVGLDAQLAQAYLTDEAGTALDISGIPAMRNPVGALILRDLAAMAVVNSELVEKEEALIFEIGKAMQFSVEEVNEFLDWAFMGLQWQLKSTALLERYA
- a CDS encoding metal-sensing transcriptional repressor; its protein translation is MPDPIPPFHSHSAPPIPTQPEPDWQEDWELALEQPPLSGRAHPHQHDPQSRRKLVNRLARIEGHVHGIRSMIEQDQPCPDVLLQIAAVKGALDRVARLILDDHISHCIRHAIETGNIEVELEELQRALDRFIG